The Planctomicrobium piriforme genome segment GTCACCCACATCCCGTGCAGGACGGTGCTGACAGCGAGCCAGACGTTTCGAAACCAGGTACGCACGGTGACTTTTCAGTCGAGAGGAACGGGATCAGGCAGACCACTGTCGGACAGCGGCCGGACTGACGCAAGGCCAAACCGGATTATAGGATCGGGAAAACCGGTGACAACCGAAGCAAGGTCCGCTTCTGGCTCACTCCTTTGCGAACGTGATGTTGCCGGGCTTGACGTCGTTGAGGTAGATTCCGAACCGCCGAAAGGCCGCCATCAGCGAAAGAACAGTCTCCCAGCTTTCCCCAAACTGGTCTCTTTTCTCTGATTCCCACTCATTCCATTGCTCTTCCTCGAACGGAGGACTCCTGTCGAGATAAGCGCCTGCGAAATCGACGACGAAGGGGGGCGAAACAACTTCCATTTCAATCGCCCACAGTTCATCATGAAAATCAACTAGACTTGGGATGTGAAAACCCTCGAGTTCATGCAAGCTTTCGTGCTGCAATCTCAGATAGACGCTTTTTTCATTCTCGTAGAGCGGGCGATACCGAAAGACCTT includes the following:
- a CDS encoding serine/threonine-protein kinase produces the protein MSDIDDLLLERARRYAERRHLSGLEQLGAGQDGIVLGTNLNTAIKVFRYRPLYENEKSVYLRLQHESLHELEGFHIPSLVDFHDELWAIEMEVVSPPFVVDFAGAYLDRSPPFEEEQWNEWESEKRDQFGESWETVLSLMAAFRRFGIYLNDVKPGNITFAKE